Proteins encoded in a region of the Atopobium sp. oral taxon 416 genome:
- a CDS encoding MarR family winged helix-turn-helix transcriptional regulator: protein MQDSQYEKTARDFFNTGPVERQLLDTFGLINAIMHASFTSRSGQPHALLRLLANGGTMTQKDLQSGEVPISSAALSETLSKLEACGLVKRERSEKDRRQINVSLTESGREEAKRWVKRKTAFEREAFSVLSDQEKKVLLALLTRVRLHWMDLAQAQKREKV, encoded by the coding sequence ATGCAGGATTCACAGTATGAGAAAACGGCTCGGGACTTCTTTAATACAGGCCCCGTTGAACGTCAGTTGCTTGATACATTCGGTTTGATTAACGCGATAATGCACGCATCGTTCACAAGCAGGTCTGGACAGCCCCATGCGCTCCTCAGGCTGCTTGCTAACGGCGGAACGATGACTCAGAAAGATCTGCAGAGCGGAGAGGTTCCCATCAGCTCCGCAGCGCTCTCTGAAACCCTCTCAAAGCTGGAAGCGTGCGGGCTTGTCAAGAGGGAGCGCTCTGAGAAAGACCGACGCCAGATCAACGTGTCACTGACAGAAAGCGGACGGGAAGAGGCAAAACGGTGGGTCAAGCGTAAAACAGCGTTCGAAAGAGAAGCATTTTCGGTTTTGAGCGACCAGGAAAAGAAAGTGTTGCTTGCACTCCTCACACGGGTGAGACTTCATTGGATGGATTTAGCACAGGCACAGAAACGAGAGAAGGTGTAA